The Serratia rhizosphaerae genome has a segment encoding these proteins:
- a CDS encoding MarR family winged helix-turn-helix transcriptional regulator, whose product MHKPFLDPLGLTFPQYLVMLELFSGTPRSVGELGNSLGMDTGTITPLLKRLEASGRVLRRRDPSDERRVLITLTAGGEALREELWSVTDKIRSACQLTEEGLVQLRDTLNDFAHPAAE is encoded by the coding sequence ATGCACAAACCTTTTCTCGACCCGCTGGGGCTGACTTTCCCGCAGTATCTGGTGATGCTGGAACTGTTCAGCGGGACGCCGCGTTCTGTCGGGGAACTGGGTAACAGTCTGGGGATGGATACCGGGACGATAACGCCTTTACTAAAGCGGCTGGAGGCTTCGGGCAGGGTATTGCGCCGGCGCGATCCGAGCGATGAACGCCGGGTGCTGATCACGCTGACCGCCGGTGGCGAAGCGCTGCGTGAGGAACTCTGGTCCGTCACCGACAAAATCCGCTCGGCGTGCCAGCTGACGGAGGAAGGATTGGTTCAGCTGCGCGATACGCTCAACGACTTTGCGCATCCGGCAGCGGAATAA
- a CDS encoding NADPH-dependent F420 reductase — MNISIIGAGSIGATLASKLSACGHHVKLANSRGPATIVDIARQANAVAVSREEAVSDAEVIILAIPFANHTDVATWLSNAPAGVTIIDTSNYYPFRDGAIAEIEQGKPEGVWASEQLGRPLIKAWNAVLAATLADKGLPDGAAERIAIPVAGDDENAKSIAMALVSDTGFEPVDAGQLAESWRQQPGTPAYCTELSPAELKAALQHADKARAAKNRDVLLDEFMSAGETLTHDRIVARNRAVTAPR; from the coding sequence ATGAATATCAGCATTATTGGCGCAGGCAGCATCGGCGCGACACTGGCGAGTAAACTTTCTGCCTGCGGCCATCACGTGAAGCTGGCAAACTCCAGGGGGCCGGCGACGATCGTTGATATCGCCCGCCAGGCCAACGCCGTGGCGGTGAGCCGGGAAGAGGCCGTCAGTGACGCCGAGGTGATTATCCTGGCCATCCCGTTTGCTAACCACACCGACGTCGCGACCTGGCTGAGTAACGCGCCAGCCGGCGTGACGATTATTGATACCTCAAATTATTATCCGTTCCGCGATGGCGCTATCGCCGAGATTGAGCAGGGCAAGCCGGAGGGCGTTTGGGCCAGCGAGCAGCTCGGACGGCCTCTGATCAAAGCGTGGAATGCGGTGCTTGCCGCCACGCTGGCGGATAAAGGCTTGCCGGACGGCGCCGCTGAACGCATCGCGATTCCCGTGGCCGGAGATGATGAAAACGCCAAATCCATTGCCATGGCATTGGTCAGTGACACGGGATTCGAGCCTGTCGATGCGGGCCAACTGGCAGAATCCTGGCGTCAGCAACCCGGCACGCCTGCCTATTGTACGGAATTGTCTCCTGCCGAGCTAAAGGCGGCTCTGCAGCATGCGGATAAAGCCCGCGCAGCGAAAAACAGGGATGTGCTGCTGGATGAGTTTATGTCTGCGGGCGAAACGCTGACCCACGATCGCATCGTGGCCCGCAACCGGGCGGTAACCGCTCCACGGTAG
- a CDS encoding TetR/AcrR family transcriptional regulator, with amino-acid sequence MTKHINTTPARGPADHSVRDQVVDAATEHFGHFGYEKTTVSDLAKAIGFSKAYIYKFFDSKQAIGEVICSNRLAMIMEIVHAAIADAPTAAEKLRRLFKALTEAGSDLFFHDRKLYDIAAVAARDSWPSAAAHEERLRQLIEQIILEGRQNGEFERKTPLDEAAHAIYLVMRPYINPVQLQYNLETASSAAVLLSSLILRSLSP; translated from the coding sequence ATGACTAAACATATCAATACAACCCCTGCGCGGGGCCCCGCGGACCACAGCGTCCGCGATCAGGTCGTGGACGCCGCCACCGAGCATTTCGGGCACTTTGGCTACGAAAAAACCACCGTGTCCGATCTCGCCAAAGCGATCGGTTTCTCCAAGGCGTATATCTATAAGTTTTTCGATTCCAAGCAGGCGATCGGCGAGGTGATCTGCAGTAACCGGCTGGCGATGATCATGGAGATTGTCCATGCGGCCATCGCCGATGCGCCGACGGCCGCCGAGAAGCTGAGACGCCTATTCAAAGCCCTGACGGAAGCCGGCAGCGACCTGTTTTTTCACGATCGCAAGCTTTATGACATCGCTGCGGTCGCTGCCCGTGACAGCTGGCCTTCAGCCGCGGCGCATGAGGAGCGTCTGCGGCAACTGATCGAGCAAATCATCCTTGAGGGCCGGCAGAACGGCGAGTTCGAGCGAAAAACGCCGTTGGATGAGGCGGCGCATGCGATATACCTGGTCATGCGGCCTTACATCAACCCGGTTCAGCTGCAGTACAACCTGGAAACGGCCTCATCGGCTGCCGTATTGTTGTCATCATTGATACTGAGAAGCCTGTCGCCTTGA
- a CDS encoding efflux RND transporter periplasmic adaptor subunit: MLRLKPVSIAICSLSFALAACGDTSGSDDPRNQPPLVRTAAVAAAVDASRAFTGVVVARTQSDLGFRVSGKILERLVDTGQSVERGQPLMRLDPADLNLQAKAQQQAVAAVRARARQTAGDEARYRGLVATGAVSASAYAQIKAAADTARAELSAAQAQADVAKNASAYTVLLADADGVVMDTLAEPGQVVSAGQPVVRLARAGQREASVQLPETLRPAIGSEARASLYGNHTQAVAAKLRLLSNAADPVTRTFEARYVLEGALAGAPLGSTVTLQIAKDKIARDVMQVPLAALYDPGKGPGVWSISGKPARVTWRAVQVLSLGDDAASVSGNLKPGDRVVALGAHLLHDGETVRMAEQGDARVAGSKP, translated from the coding sequence ATGCTCAGGCTCAAACCTGTCTCTATTGCCATTTGTTCGTTGTCCTTTGCCCTGGCGGCATGCGGCGACACGTCGGGGAGCGATGATCCGCGCAATCAGCCCCCTCTGGTAAGAACGGCGGCGGTGGCCGCTGCCGTCGATGCTTCCCGCGCGTTCACCGGCGTTGTCGTTGCCCGGACTCAAAGCGATCTTGGCTTCCGGGTGTCAGGTAAAATCCTTGAGCGTCTTGTTGATACCGGCCAGAGCGTTGAGCGCGGGCAACCGTTGATGCGTCTCGATCCTGCCGATCTGAACCTACAGGCCAAGGCTCAGCAACAGGCGGTTGCTGCCGTACGGGCGCGCGCCAGACAGACGGCGGGTGATGAGGCGCGCTATCGCGGTTTGGTTGCTACCGGCGCCGTATCCGCCTCCGCCTACGCCCAAATAAAAGCCGCCGCGGACACGGCCCGGGCAGAGCTCAGCGCCGCCCAGGCGCAGGCTGACGTAGCGAAAAATGCGTCGGCATATACCGTATTGCTGGCCGATGCCGACGGCGTGGTCATGGATACGCTGGCTGAACCGGGGCAGGTTGTCAGTGCCGGGCAGCCGGTGGTCAGGCTCGCCAGAGCAGGGCAACGTGAGGCCAGCGTGCAGTTGCCCGAGACGCTGCGGCCGGCTATCGGCAGCGAGGCGCGGGCCTCACTATACGGAAACCATACTCAGGCAGTGGCGGCGAAACTGCGCCTGCTGTCCAATGCGGCCGACCCGGTGACCCGCACCTTCGAGGCGAGGTATGTGCTGGAAGGTGCGCTGGCGGGTGCGCCGCTGGGTTCAACCGTTACGCTGCAAATAGCGAAAGATAAAATAGCCCGCGATGTTATGCAGGTGCCTTTGGCCGCCCTCTACGATCCGGGTAAAGGTCCGGGGGTCTGGAGTATTTCAGGCAAGCCTGCCAGGGTGACGTGGCGGGCGGTTCAGGTGCTGAGTCTGGGGGACGATGCGGCAAGCGTGAGCGGTAACCTCAAACCCGGCGATCGGGTGGTTGCTCTGGGCGCGCATCTGCTGCATGACGGCGAGACCGTCAGAATGGCTGAACAGGGCGATGCCCGCGTAGCCGGGAGCAAACCATGA
- the fdhA gene encoding formaldehyde dehydrogenase, glutathione-independent has product MDIDEPKFVSPSGKKIDHAVILKVLSTNICGSDQHMVRGRTTAPAGMVLGHEITGEIIEKGSDVEMLNVGDIVSVPFNVACGRCRCCRELDTGVCLTVNPARAGGAFGYVDMGGWVGGQAKYVMVPYADFNLLKFPDRDQALAKILDLTMLSDILPTGFHGAITAGVGVGSVTYVAGAGPVGLAAAASAQILGSAVVMVGDFNKERLAHAERMGFVPIDLGKHDRLGEMIAEVVGVPEVDSAIDAVGFEAKGHSGKEQPAVVLNSMMDITRVAGNIGIPGLYVTDDPGAHEQAAREGSLSLKFGLGWSKAQTFHTGQTPVLRYNRQLMNAILHDRLPIAKIVNAKVIPLESAAEGYASFDAGVAAKYVLDPHGILA; this is encoded by the coding sequence ATGGATATTGATGAACCAAAGTTCGTCAGCCCGTCAGGCAAGAAAATCGACCACGCGGTAATTCTCAAAGTTCTGTCGACCAACATTTGCGGTTCGGACCAGCATATGGTCCGCGGCCGCACCACCGCGCCGGCCGGCATGGTTCTGGGGCATGAAATCACCGGGGAAATCATTGAGAAAGGTTCCGATGTTGAAATGCTTAACGTCGGCGATATTGTCTCCGTCCCCTTCAATGTGGCGTGCGGCCGCTGCCGCTGCTGCCGCGAGCTTGATACCGGCGTGTGCCTGACCGTTAACCCGGCGCGCGCGGGCGGCGCCTTTGGCTATGTGGATATGGGCGGCTGGGTCGGCGGACAGGCCAAATACGTCATGGTGCCGTATGCCGATTTCAACCTGCTGAAATTCCCCGACCGCGATCAGGCGCTGGCAAAAATTCTGGATCTGACCATGCTGTCAGATATCCTGCCGACCGGCTTTCACGGGGCGATCACCGCCGGCGTGGGCGTCGGTTCTGTCACCTATGTCGCCGGCGCCGGCCCGGTGGGTCTGGCTGCTGCGGCCTCCGCGCAGATCCTGGGTTCAGCGGTGGTGATGGTCGGCGATTTCAATAAAGAACGCCTGGCGCACGCCGAAAGAATGGGCTTTGTGCCAATCGATTTAGGCAAACACGATCGGCTTGGCGAGATGATAGCCGAAGTGGTCGGCGTGCCGGAGGTCGATTCGGCCATTGATGCGGTGGGCTTTGAAGCCAAGGGCCACTCCGGTAAAGAACAGCCGGCGGTAGTGTTGAACAGCATGATGGACATTACCCGCGTGGCCGGCAATATCGGTATTCCGGGGCTGTATGTAACGGATGACCCGGGCGCCCATGAGCAGGCGGCGCGCGAAGGCTCGTTAAGCCTGAAGTTTGGTCTCGGCTGGTCCAAGGCGCAAACCTTCCATACCGGGCAGACGCCGGTTCTACGCTATAACCGGCAGCTGATGAATGCGATTCTGCATGACCGCCTTCCGATCGCCAAGATTGTGAATGCCAAGGTGATCCCGCTGGAAAGCGCCGCCGAGGGCTATGCCAGCTTTGATGCCGGCGTGGCGGCGAAATACGTTCTGGATCCCCACGGCATCCTCGCTTAA
- a CDS encoding NADP-dependent oxidoreductase, translating into MKALQLKSYGKSAQLQFENIPRPAINDDELLVRVYAAGLNAIDCMIPTGSFKPILKLTLPAVMGSDLAGVIEEVGNNVTRFKPGDAVFASLFDMDQGALAEYAAVPERAAALKPASLDFIEAASLPMVALTCWQAFSRAKLSAGQRVFIPAGSGGVGTFAIQLAKHLGASVGTTTSAANMELVSALGADEAIDYKKTDFDKILSNYDLALATVRGDGLEKTLEILKPHGEVVSLVGPPDLPFARQRGMNSVMKAVFWLLSRKIISRAARRQIRYSFLFVSPNGDQLSEIAALIDAGKLKPVIDKTFSFADSINALSYLAAGHAKGKVVVQLTESPSAS; encoded by the coding sequence ATGAAAGCACTACAGCTGAAAAGTTATGGTAAATCAGCCCAGTTACAGTTTGAAAATATCCCCCGACCGGCGATCAACGATGATGAGTTGCTGGTCAGGGTTTATGCCGCAGGGCTGAATGCGATCGACTGTATGATCCCGACAGGGAGTTTTAAACCCATTCTCAAGCTGACGCTGCCCGCGGTTATGGGCAGCGATCTGGCCGGAGTGATTGAGGAAGTCGGTAACAACGTCACCCGCTTCAAGCCGGGCGACGCGGTATTCGCCAGCCTGTTTGATATGGACCAAGGGGCGCTGGCGGAATATGCCGCGGTGCCTGAACGTGCCGCCGCCCTGAAGCCGGCCAGCCTTGATTTTATCGAGGCGGCGTCCCTCCCGATGGTTGCCCTGACCTGCTGGCAGGCCTTTTCGCGGGCGAAGTTAAGCGCCGGCCAGCGCGTCTTTATCCCTGCCGGTTCCGGCGGGGTTGGGACATTCGCCATTCAGCTGGCAAAACATCTTGGCGCCAGCGTCGGCACCACGACCAGTGCGGCCAACATGGAATTGGTCAGCGCTCTGGGGGCCGATGAGGCGATCGATTACAAGAAAACCGACTTTGATAAAATCCTGAGCAATTACGATCTGGCGCTGGCGACCGTCCGGGGTGACGGTCTTGAAAAAACGCTTGAGATCCTGAAACCCCATGGCGAGGTTGTTTCTCTCGTCGGTCCGCCGGATCTTCCGTTCGCCCGTCAGCGGGGAATGAATAGCGTGATGAAAGCGGTGTTCTGGCTGTTAAGCCGGAAAATCATCAGCCGCGCCGCCCGCCGCCAGATCCGCTACTCTTTCCTGTTTGTTTCGCCAAACGGCGACCAGCTATCAGAGATTGCCGCACTGATTGATGCCGGAAAACTGAAGCCGGTAATCGATAAGACTTTTTCATTTGCTGACAGCATCAACGCGCTGTCTTATCTCGCCGCAGGCCATGCAAAAGGGAAAGTTGTCGTGCAACTGACAGAGTCGCCGTCCGCATCCTGA
- a CDS encoding SDR family NAD(P)-dependent oxidoreductase, producing the protein MKDTTSVLITGASTGIGAVYADRFARRGHNLILVARDTTRMAALAERLREQYNVSIDILPADLSQPSEVENVAQRLRDDEDITVLVNNAGMGLSGSFTSQTAADIDRMIAVNLSAVVRLAHAVAPRLAAAGNGAIINIGSVVGLAPELGLTAYGATKAFVQFLSQGLSLELAPQGVYVQAVLPAVTRTEIWQRSGADITTMSGVMEASDLVDAALAGFDRREPLTIPPLHDERLWTEFDQARQAMLPNFQQAQPAPRYTRDTE; encoded by the coding sequence ATGAAAGACACCACCTCGGTATTAATCACCGGCGCTTCAACGGGAATCGGCGCTGTTTATGCAGATCGTTTTGCCCGCCGTGGACACAACCTTATCCTGGTTGCCCGCGATACCACGCGTATGGCGGCGCTGGCTGAACGGCTGCGCGAGCAATATAACGTGAGCATCGACATCCTGCCGGCTGACCTCAGCCAGCCTTCAGAGGTCGAAAACGTGGCGCAGCGTCTGCGTGACGATGAGGACATCACCGTGCTGGTGAATAACGCCGGGATGGGTCTGTCAGGCAGCTTTACGTCGCAAACCGCTGCCGATATCGATCGGATGATAGCCGTAAATCTGTCTGCGGTTGTCCGCCTGGCGCACGCTGTGGCGCCACGTCTGGCTGCGGCCGGCAACGGCGCCATCATCAATATCGGTTCCGTCGTTGGGCTGGCTCCTGAACTCGGCCTGACGGCTTACGGCGCCACCAAAGCGTTTGTGCAGTTCCTCTCCCAGGGATTGAGCCTCGAACTTGCGCCGCAGGGGGTATATGTTCAGGCCGTGCTGCCCGCCGTGACGCGTACCGAAATATGGCAGCGTTCGGGGGCGGACATTACGACGATGAGCGGCGTGATGGAAGCTAGCGATCTGGTGGATGCGGCCCTTGCCGGTTTTGACCGCCGCGAACCGCTGACCATTCCCCCACTGCACGACGAACGGTTATGGACGGAGTTTGACCAGGCGCGTCAGGCGATGCTGCCAAACTTCCAGCAGGCGCAGCCGGCGCCACGTTATACCCGTGATACCGAGTAA
- a CDS encoding TetR/AcrR family transcriptional regulator, translating to MGRVSKEQMEHNRKNIIKASSELFRQRGLDGVSVNDIMSAVGLTHGGFYGHFSSKDELEALACRQAFDDTDAFLDQGDMGSFAQLVEYYLSTEHRDNTRSGCTVSALASDVLRKDREKPVRETYKAGVKKMAERLAAIEEDKPDTAPADKHLTQLALMAGALMLARATEGDEISERFLSAAKIALLGTK from the coding sequence ATGGGACGCGTATCTAAAGAACAGATGGAACATAACCGGAAAAATATCATTAAAGCGTCCTCAGAACTGTTTCGTCAGCGGGGGCTTGACGGTGTCAGCGTAAACGACATTATGTCGGCCGTCGGCCTGACCCATGGCGGCTTTTATGGGCACTTTAGTTCCAAGGATGAGTTAGAGGCGTTGGCCTGCCGCCAGGCATTTGATGATACGGATGCTTTCCTGGATCAAGGCGACATGGGCAGCTTTGCACAACTGGTTGAATACTATCTTTCAACGGAACACCGTGATAACACCCGTAGCGGATGTACGGTCTCGGCGCTGGCCAGCGATGTGTTGCGTAAAGATCGTGAAAAGCCGGTTCGCGAGACTTACAAAGCCGGCGTCAAAAAAATGGCAGAGCGCCTGGCCGCGATTGAAGAAGATAAACCGGATACGGCGCCTGCCGACAAGCATCTGACACAGCTAGCGCTGATGGCGGGGGCGTTGATGTTGGCAAGGGCAACGGAAGGGGATGAAATTTCCGAACGTTTCCTTTCGGCAGCAAAAATAGCGCTACTCGGGACAAAGTGA
- a CDS encoding MFS transporter, whose translation MDNMTPVSAATLRKVTTAAAIGNFVEWFDFAVYGFLATIIAQQFFSADLPQAALLQTFAVFAVAFALRPLGGVIFGMLGDKLGRKRILSLTVLLMAGSTTIIGLLPTYASIGMLAPLFLTLTRCVQGFSAGGEYAGACAYVMEHAPNHKRAWYGSFITVSTFSAFAAAATITYLLDASLSAEQMSRWGWRIPFLVAAPLGLVGVYLRLRMEETPAFRAALAESATAHAPLSETLRQQAGNILRLGAFISLTALSFYMFTTYFSTFLQLEGHFSRAAALLVSTVALLFAAGMCPPVGALCDRIGRRKTVALTGVWVILSVYPAWQLASSGHLWAAILGDLLLATGAVLSGVVTAALLSEVFPTRARYTASAITYNLAYTIFGGTAPLVATWLIGYTGSSVSPAFYLALVALLALAGGLALPETSRISLHGEQDKRSAQAGFKALKAGGES comes from the coding sequence ATGGATAATATGACGCCCGTCTCGGCAGCCACGCTGCGTAAGGTGACAACCGCCGCAGCGATTGGTAATTTCGTCGAGTGGTTTGATTTCGCCGTCTATGGCTTTCTGGCGACGATCATCGCGCAACAATTTTTTTCGGCAGATCTGCCGCAGGCGGCATTGTTACAGACATTCGCCGTATTCGCCGTGGCTTTTGCACTGCGCCCGCTGGGCGGGGTGATATTCGGTATGCTGGGCGACAAACTGGGCCGCAAGCGTATTTTGTCTTTAACCGTGTTACTGATGGCGGGATCGACCACGATCATTGGTCTGCTGCCCACCTATGCCAGCATTGGCATGCTGGCGCCGCTGTTTCTGACGCTAACCCGCTGTGTTCAAGGGTTTTCTGCTGGTGGTGAATATGCCGGGGCCTGCGCCTATGTGATGGAGCATGCCCCTAACCACAAACGCGCCTGGTACGGCAGTTTTATCACGGTTTCTACCTTTTCCGCCTTTGCCGCAGCGGCGACGATTACCTATCTGCTGGATGCCAGCCTGAGCGCGGAGCAGATGAGCCGTTGGGGTTGGCGTATTCCTTTTCTGGTGGCGGCACCGCTCGGCCTGGTTGGCGTTTATCTGCGGCTGCGTATGGAAGAGACGCCGGCGTTTCGCGCGGCGCTTGCTGAATCCGCCACTGCCCACGCACCGTTAAGCGAGACGTTACGCCAGCAGGCGGGGAATATCTTGCGGCTGGGGGCGTTTATCTCTTTGACGGCGCTGTCGTTTTATATGTTCACCACTTATTTTTCCACCTTCCTGCAACTGGAAGGGCATTTTAGCCGTGCTGCCGCGCTGTTGGTTTCCACCGTTGCGCTGCTGTTTGCCGCTGGAATGTGTCCGCCGGTCGGTGCGCTGTGCGATCGGATAGGGCGCAGAAAAACCGTCGCCCTGACCGGAGTCTGGGTGATACTGAGCGTCTATCCTGCCTGGCAGTTGGCCAGCTCAGGCCATCTTTGGGCAGCGATTCTCGGCGATCTGCTGTTGGCGACCGGGGCGGTATTGTCCGGCGTGGTGACGGCGGCGCTGCTCTCGGAAGTTTTCCCCACCCGAGCGCGCTATACCGCCTCCGCGATTACTTATAATCTGGCCTACACAATTTTTGGCGGAACGGCGCCTTTAGTCGCGACCTGGCTGATCGGCTACACCGGCAGCAGCGTGTCACCGGCATTTTATCTGGCGCTGGTGGCATTACTGGCGCTGGCTGGTGGCCTGGCGCTGCCGGAAACCTCGCGCATTTCATTGCATGGAGAACAAGATAAACGGTCGGCGCAGGCAGGTTTCAAGGCATTGAAAGCAGGGGGAGAGAGTTAA
- a CDS encoding PhzF family phenazine biosynthesis protein has protein sequence MLKSDNVTPRAYKQIDVFTTSPLQGNPLAVILEAEGLDEAQMLALARWTNLSETTFVFKPTHPAADYRVRIFTPEKELPFAGHPTLGTAHALLEAGLVTKQPGVMMQECGVGLVAVNILPEGTLAFAAPEVTLRTLTLEERQQLAADFQPAVMATEILPVVADMGIRWLMVRMPDAQSCLAMTPNQAMIKKMQIDYQVDGVVIYGAYPSGDPADYEIRAFLVEWDKLVEDPVTGSANACLARLLQTNNFPDGGVTAQGYQVRQGTQLHREGRVSVSFIRDEPWIGGQSCTLIDGVLKI, from the coding sequence ATGCTCAAAAGTGATAACGTAACGCCACGCGCCTACAAACAGATTGATGTATTTACCACCTCGCCACTGCAGGGAAACCCCCTGGCGGTGATCCTGGAAGCGGAAGGGTTGGATGAAGCGCAGATGCTTGCGTTAGCGCGCTGGACCAACCTTTCGGAAACCACCTTCGTTTTCAAGCCGACGCATCCGGCCGCAGATTACCGGGTGCGCATCTTTACCCCTGAAAAAGAGTTGCCCTTTGCCGGGCATCCGACATTGGGCACGGCCCATGCCTTACTGGAAGCTGGTTTGGTGACCAAACAACCGGGGGTGATGATGCAGGAATGCGGAGTCGGTCTGGTGGCGGTCAATATCCTGCCGGAAGGCACGCTGGCGTTTGCCGCGCCGGAGGTCACGCTGCGCACGCTGACACTTGAGGAACGGCAGCAGTTGGCGGCCGATTTTCAACCGGCGGTAATGGCTACAGAGATTCTGCCGGTGGTGGCCGACATGGGCATCCGTTGGCTGATGGTGCGTATGCCAGACGCGCAATCCTGTCTGGCGATGACGCCAAACCAGGCCATGATTAAGAAGATGCAAATTGATTATCAGGTTGACGGCGTGGTGATTTATGGCGCTTATCCATCCGGCGATCCCGCAGATTACGAGATACGGGCGTTTCTGGTGGAGTGGGACAAGCTGGTCGAGGATCCGGTGACCGGCAGCGCCAATGCGTGTCTGGCCCGTTTGCTGCAGACCAATAACTTCCCCGACGGTGGTGTAACGGCACAGGGATATCAGGTCCGGCAAGGCACTCAACTGCATCGCGAGGGCCGGGTCAGCGTAAGTTTTATTCGCGATGAGCCGTGGATTGGCGGTCAGAGCTGTACGCTGATTGACGGGGTGCTGAAGATTTAG